CAGCGCATCTCGCGCAGCTCGGCGGTCACTTGGGGGTGACCACCTTGTAGTTCTCGGGGACCTGGGCGTCCGGGCGGCGCAGGTACAGCGGCCGGGGCGGCTCCAGTTCCTCGCCCGCGGCGAGCTTCTCGGCGGCCAGCGAGGCGAGCGCGGCGGCCGAGACGTGCTCGGGCGAGCGGGCGTCCGGGAAGGTGTCGGGGTAGAGGAGGGCGCCCGCGCCGACGGCGGGCAGCCCGGCGACCGACGCGGCGATCTCGGCGGGGCGGTCCACGGCGGGGTCCGACACCCGGGTGCGGGGGTCGGTGTACCGCGCCCAGTAGACCTCCTTGCGGCGGGCGTCCGTGGCGACGACGAAGGGACCCTCCACGTCGGCCGCGTACGCGAGCCCGTCGAGGGTGCACAGACCGTGGACGGGCACGCCGAGGGCGAGTCCGAAGGTGTCGGCGGTCATGAGGCCGACCCGCAGGCCGGTGTACGGGCCGGGGCCGACGCCCACGACGACGCCGGTGACGGCGTCCAGCCCGAGACCGGCCTCGGTGAGCACCCGGTCGACGGCCGGCAGCAGCAGTTCCCCGTGCCGTCGCGCGTCCACCTGGCTCGACGAGGCGACGACGGCCGTCCCGTCGTGCAGGGCGACGGTGACGGCGGGGGTGGCGGTATCCAGAGCGAGCAAGAGCACGCAAACAGCCTACGGCGCCCGAGCCGGACGTACGGCCGCCCGGGAGTCCCGTCCCTCTGCTGCTACCGTCACAGCAAAGACGTACGAAGGTCGAGAGGTGGGCACACAAGGTGGCTAGGAGCAGCTCGGGATTCGTGGCCGGGCTCACCGTGGCGGCTCTCGCCGTAGTCGGCTTCCTCGCCTACCAGGCGTCCGCGAGCGTTCCGGACACCCTGGGCAAACCGAACGCGAGCGCGACACCGAAGGCCTCCACGTCGAAGGCGCCCCGGGACAAGAAGAACCCCGCCGCGCTGCCCGGCCGGTCCGGCAGCGGCGAGCGGGTCGTGTACTCGACGGACGACGACCGCGTGTGGCTGGTCGGCGGGAACAACAAGGTGCGGCGCACCTTCGAGGTCACCCCCGGCACGGTCGACCCGGCTCCCGGCACCTACGCGGTGACGACACGGTCGGGCTCCCTCACCGGGTCCGACGGCGTGGCGATCGAGCACCTCGTGCGGTTCACGCTGGTCAACGGCGTCGCGATCGGGTTCAGCGCGGCGGTGGACGGCTCCACGACCGCGCCGGACCCCAGCAAGAAGCTCGGCGGCATCCGGACGTCCCGCGCCGACGCGAACGCGATGTGGGAGTTCGCCGTGGTCAACGTGAAGGTCGTCGTCATCAAGTAGGACGGTGCGTACGGCCCGGCGGATCCGTCAGGCGGCCCTGCGGGGTTCCTCGGCGGAGGCCCGGTGGGCACGGTCCGTGGTGTGCGGCTCGCCCAGGGGCGCGCGGGGCGGCCGGGAGACCGCCTCCGCCGCGGCGGAGGCCGCCAGCAGGTCCCTCATCGACACCCCGCCCGTCGCGCGCGGCACCACCGGCAGCTCACGGTCCGCGGCCGGCACTGCGGCCGACTCTGAAGCCGACATGGACGCCTCCTGGGGCTTCGGGGGCCAGCGTGGTTAGGTAGACCTAACCACGCACTGGAGTCCATGTGACCACGGGCGGGACACCGAACGCAATATCTTGCCGACGTCCTGTCGGATACTTGGCCGAACGTACGAACCGCCCGGCGACACGGCGGCGGTCCGGGCCGGTGGCCCGGCGCTCGTGCCGGTCAGCCGGCGAGGGTGTCCAGGGCGGTGGTGGCCCAGCGCTCGCCGAGGCCGGTGAGCGTCACGTGCCGCACCTCGTCCGTGGTGTCGCCGACGGCACGGTGGATGACGACGTTCAGCCGGTCGTCGGTCAGCTCCTCGACCTTGCCCTCGCCCCACTCCACGACGATCACGGAGTCGGACAGCGAGACGTCGAGGTCGAGGTCCTCCATCTCGTCGAGCCCGCCCCCCAGGCGGTACGCGTCGACGTGCACCAGCGGCGGGCCCTCGACGAGGGAGGGGTGCACCCGGGCGATGACGAAGGTCGGGGAGGTGACCGCGCCGCGCACGCCGAGCCCCTCGCCGAGGCCCCGGGTCAGCGTCGTCTTGCCCGCCCCCAGTTCGCCGTTCAGCATCACGAGGTCGCCGGCGCGCAGCAGCCGGGCCAGCCTGCGGCCCAGCTCCTGCATCTGTTCGGGGGAGGTCACGGTGATCTGCGCGCCGGCCGCGTCCCGCGTGGACTCAGCCGGGTTGTGCGCTGCTGCTGGTGCTTCCATAGCCACCCACCGTAGCTCCTGCCGGGACGGCTCCCGCGCGTACCAGGAGGTCGGCGAGGCGGTCGGTGACGACCTCGGGATGCTCCAGCATGACGAGGTGTCCCGCGTCGGGGACGAGCACCAGCTCGGCGTCCGGCAGCAGGTCGGCGATGGCCTCGCTGTGCTCGCTCGGTGTCACCAGGTCCTTGACGCCGGCGAGGACGAGGACGGGCAGTTCGGCGAAGTGGGCGAGCGCGGCCGTCTTGTCGTGGTCGGTGAACGCCGGGTAGAACTCGGCGACCACGTCGATCGGCGTGCCCTCGATCATCCGTTCGGCGAACCGCTCGATCGCCGGGTCGACGTCCCGGCCGGCGAACGAGTAGCGCTTGATGACCCCGGCGAACAGGTCGGCGGTGGCCCGCCGTCCGCGCTCGACCAGGGCGGCCTGCTGCCCGAGCGCCTTCAGCACACCGGGGAGCACCCGCCGGACGGCGTTGACGCCCGCGACCGGCAGGCCGAAGTTGACCTCGCCGAGCCGCCCCGACGACGTGCCGACCAGGGCCACGGCGACGACCCGTTCGCGGATCAGCTCGGGGAACCGGTCGGCCAGCGCCATCACCGTCATACCGCCCATGGAGTGCCCCACGAGCACGATCGGGCCCTCGGGCACCGCCGCGTCGATGACCGCCTTCAGGTCGCCGCCGAGCTGGTCGATGGTGACCGGCGTGCCGTCCTTCAGCTGGGCCGCGCCCCGCCCGGAGCGCCCGTGGCTGCGCTGGTCCCAGTGCACCGTGCGCACCACCCCGCGCAGCGCGGCCCGCTGGAAGTGCCAGGAGTCCTGGTTCAGGCAGTAGCCGTGGCTGAAGACGACGGTGACGGGGGCGGGGGCCTTGCGGCCGAAGAGCCGGCGCCGGCGCGGACCGAGCGGTGCCTCCGGCTCGGCCTCGTCGACCTCGTAGTACAGCTCGGTGCCGTCCTCGGCGAACGCCTTGCCGGGGGTGCCGCGCAGCGCGCCGTACGGACCGGCCGAGTCGAGGGCGAGACGGGCCTTCCTGCGCATGCCGCGGCCGACCGTGAGCCGCTCTATCGCGACTCCGGCCGCGGCCCCCGCCGCGACCACGCCTATCGCGGCGCCGGCCACCCCGGCCCTGCGCCAGTTCCCGGCGGAGGCGGCGGCCGAGGCCGCACTCACGACGGCCTCCACGCTGCTCTCGCTCACGTCCCGCTCCTCCTCGTTACGGCTTTCGGCTCTCGGCCGTGCGCTGCTGGTCCGGTGTCCGAACGGCACGCGTCACCCGCCGCGTTCCGCCCGTCGGGTCCCGCGCACCTGTCGGCCCAGGGGTGTTACCCCACTTGTTCCTCGTTCACCTTCACGTAGACGCGGGGGACGCGGGTTCCGATGCGCGTGACGATTTCGTACGCGATCGTGCCCGCGGCCCGGGCCCAGTCCTCGGCGGTCGGCTCGCCCCGGTCGCCGGGGCCGAACAGGACGGCCTGCGCACCGGGCTCGGGCTCGTCACCGCCGAGGTCGACGACGAACTGGTCCATCGCCACCCGGCCCGCGACCGTGCGCCACTTGCCG
The window above is part of the Streptomyces sp. NBC_01428 genome. Proteins encoded here:
- the tsaE gene encoding tRNA (adenosine(37)-N6)-threonylcarbamoyltransferase complex ATPase subunit type 1 TsaE — protein: MEAPAAAHNPAESTRDAAGAQITVTSPEQMQELGRRLARLLRAGDLVMLNGELGAGKTTLTRGLGEGLGVRGAVTSPTFVIARVHPSLVEGPPLVHVDAYRLGGGLDEMEDLDLDVSLSDSVIVVEWGEGKVEELTDDRLNVVIHRAVGDTTDEVRHVTLTGLGERWATTALDTLAG
- a CDS encoding alpha/beta fold hydrolase; the protein is MSESSVEAVVSAASAAASAGNWRRAGVAGAAIGVVAAGAAAGVAIERLTVGRGMRRKARLALDSAGPYGALRGTPGKAFAEDGTELYYEVDEAEPEAPLGPRRRRLFGRKAPAPVTVVFSHGYCLNQDSWHFQRAALRGVVRTVHWDQRSHGRSGRGAAQLKDGTPVTIDQLGGDLKAVIDAAVPEGPIVLVGHSMGGMTVMALADRFPELIRERVVAVALVGTSSGRLGEVNFGLPVAGVNAVRRVLPGVLKALGQQAALVERGRRATADLFAGVIKRYSFAGRDVDPAIERFAERMIEGTPIDVVAEFYPAFTDHDKTAALAHFAELPVLVLAGVKDLVTPSEHSEAIADLLPDAELVLVPDAGHLVMLEHPEVVTDRLADLLVRAGAVPAGATVGGYGSTSSSAQPG
- the tsaB gene encoding tRNA (adenosine(37)-N6)-threonylcarbamoyltransferase complex dimerization subunit type 1 TsaB, which translates into the protein MLLLALDTATPAVTVALHDGTAVVASSSQVDARRHGELLLPAVDRVLTEAGLGLDAVTGVVVGVGPGPYTGLRVGLMTADTFGLALGVPVHGLCTLDGLAYAADVEGPFVVATDARRKEVYWARYTDPRTRVSDPAVDRPAEIAASVAGLPAVGAGALLYPDTFPDARSPEHVSAAALASLAAEKLAAGEELEPPRPLYLRRPDAQVPENYKVVTPK